In a single window of the Mus musculus strain C57BL/6J chromosome 6, GRCm38.p6 C57BL/6J genome:
- the Tas2r102 gene encoding taste receptor type 2 member 102 yields MGHLVTQGQATLLYAKLSMNMESVLHNFATVLIYVEFIFGNLSNGFIVLSNFLDWVIKQKLSLIDKILLTLAISRITLIWEIYAWFKSLYDPSSFLIGIEFQIIYFSWVLSSHFSLWLATTLSVFYLLRIANCSWQIFLYLKWRLKQLIVGMLLGSLVFLLGNLMQSMLEERFYQYGRNTSVNTMSNDLAMWTELIFFNMAMFSVIPFTLALISFLLLIFSLWKHLQKMQLISRRHRDPSTKAHMNALRIMVSFLLLYTMHFLSLLISWIAQKHQSELADIIGMITELMYPSVHSCILILGNSKLKQTSLCMLRHLRCRLKGENITIAYSNQITSFCVFCVANKSMR; encoded by the coding sequence ATGGGCCACTTGGTCACCCAGGGACAGGCGACGCTGTTATATGCCAAGCTTTCTATGAACATGGAATCTGTCCTTCACAACTTTGCCACTGTACTAATATACGTGGAGTTTATTTTTGGGAATTTGAGCAATGGATTCATAGTGTTGTCAAACTTCTTGGACTGGGTCATTAAACAAAAGCTTTCCTTAATAGATAAAATTCTTCTTACATTGGCAATTTCAAGAATCACTCTCATCTGGGAAATATATGCTTGGTTTAAAAGTTTATATGATCCATCTTCCTTTTTAATTGGAATagaatttcaaattatttattttagctgGGTCCTTTCTAGTCACTTCAGCCTCTGGCTTGCCACAACTCTCAGCGTCTTTTATTTACTCAGAATAGCTAACTGCTCCTGGCAGATCTTTCTCTATTTGAAATGGAGACTTAAACAACTGATTGTGGGGATGTTGCTGGGAAGCTTGGTGTTCTTGCTTGGAAATCTGATGCAAAGCATGCTTGAAGAGAGGTTCTATCAATATGGAAGGAACACAAGTGTGAATACCATGAGCAATGACCTTGCAATGTGGACCGAGCTGATCTTTTTCAACATGGCTATGTTCTCTGTAATACCATTTACATTGgccttgatttcttttctcctgcTAATCTTCTCTTTGTGGAAACATCTCCAGAAGATGCAGCTCATTTCcagaagacacagagaccctagcACCAAGGCCCACATGAATGCCTTGAGAATTATGGTGTCCTTCCTCTTGCTCTATACCATGCATTTCCTGTCTCTTCTTATATCATGGATTGCTCAAAAGCATCAGAGTGAACTGGCTGATATTATTGGTATGATAACTGAACTCATGTATCCTTCAGTCCATTCATGTATCCTGATTCTAGGAAATTCTAAATTAAAGCAGACTTCTCTTTGTATGCTGAGGCATTTGAGATGTAGGCTGAAAGGAGAGAATATCACAATTGCATATAGCAACCAAATAACTAGCTTTTGTGTATTCTGTGTTGCAAACAAATCTATGAGGTAG